GGACGACCACATCGACGCCTACTCCGACGAGTTGACCGCGATGATCGCCCGCGAGGGCCTCGGCCACCTCGCCACCTTCGACCTGCGGGCCGTCCTCGGCGACCTCCCGTACGACGAGAAGCGCGCCCGGGTGCACCAGCAGTACGCCCCCACCGTCGAGGAGTTGCGCGAGCAGGTGCTGACCGAGGAGGAGACCCTGCGGCTGTACCGCGGGATCACCCGGTTCCTCACCGAGGACACCGTCGACTTCCCCGGCACCCGCTCCGCCCTGCAGCGGGAGTGCCGCCGACGCGCGTACGGCGTGATCCAGCGCAGCCGCGCCTGGGGTGAGTTGATCGCCGAGCAGCACCCGCGGGCGGTACGCCTCTCCATCCACCCGCAGCCCGCCGGGGTGTCCAAGTTCGGCATCCGGCTGCTGGAGGCGGCCGACGTCTGGACCACGCCCTGGCACTCCTCGGTGCTCCACCGCCCGGACGGAAATTGGGAGTTGCTGCGCAGCGAGGAGGCGCAGCAACGCGGCCGGCTGGTGCTGCGCGACGGCCGGCCGAGCCACTACGAGGGCCACTACGAGAGCCGCTACGAGGGCCACACCGATGGCCACACGGAGGACCACACCGAGATCCCGACCGAAGGCCGCTGAGCGGCGCCTACCGCCCCGCGGTGTCGGCCACCGCGCCGGCCGGGCGTCCGGTCGGTGCGGCGGCCGGGCTGCGGTGGTCGAAGGCGATCAACGGGTCGCCGGTGAGCGGGTGTTCGACCACCGCCGCCCGTACGCCGAAGACCTCCGCCAGCAGTTCCGCGGTGAGCACCTCCCGCGGCGCCCCGGAGGCCACCAGGGCGCCGCGGTGCAGCACGTGCAGCCGGTCGCAGACCGAGGCGGCGGCGTTGAGGTCGTGCAGGGCGACCAGGGTGGTGCGGCGCTGTTCCCGGAGCAGGGCGAGGAGTTCGACCTGGTGCCGGACGTCCAGGTGGTTGGTCGGTTCGTCCAGCACCAGGACGTCCGGCTGCTGTGCGAGCGCGCGGGCCAGCAGCACCCGTTGCCGTTCGCCGCCGGACAGTTGGGCGAACCGACGGTCGGCGGCGTGCGCCATGCCGACCCGGGTCAGTGCCTCGGCGGTGATCCGGTGGTCCTCGGCGTCGTCGGCGGCGAAGGCCCGCTTGTACGGGGTGCGTCCCATCGCGACCACCTCCCGGACGCTCAACTCGAAGTCCCCGCCGCGTTCCTGGGGCAGGGCACCGATGTGCCGGGCGGACTGTGCGGGCCGCAGCTCCGCGAGGTCGCGCCCGGCCAGCAGCACCCGGCCGGCGCTCGGCCGCAGGTGCCGGTAGACGGTCCGCAGCAGGCTGGACTTGCCGCTACCGTTGGGCCCGACCAGTCCGGCGATCTCCCCCTCCTCGGCGACCAGGTGGACGCCGGCCACCACGGTGCGCCCGGCCAGGGCGACGCTCAGGTCCTCGACGGCGATCCTCAATTGCGCTCCAGTCGTCGGTCCAGCAGGTAGAGCAGGGTGGGGGCGCCGAGGACGGCGGTGACCACGCCGATCGGCAGTTCCTGGCCGTCCAGGGCCGTGCGGGCCACGGTGTCGACGACGACCAGCAGCAGGGCCCCGGTGAGCGCGGACAGCGGCAGCAGGCGGCGGTGGTCGCCGCCGACGAGCAGCCGGCAGACGTGCGGCACCATCAGCCCGACGAAGCCGATCGCGCC
The genomic region above belongs to Streptomyces sp. 1331.2 and contains:
- a CDS encoding L-tyrosine/L-tryptophan isonitrile synthase family protein, which translates into the protein MPPVGAATTPAHAATTPASDRTTAERLAARILGLLLPHRRASDPEFDVRPEHFPLQLAQLADFIAAGEPIVFTLPGFPCKSPNPAKVLGHLPDEGERLSLTFLDRLCAEIGHLHEPGAQILICSDGHIFGDLINVPDDHIDAYSDELTAMIAREGLGHLATFDLRAVLGDLPYDEKRARVHQQYAPTVEELREQVLTEEETLRLYRGITRFLTEDTVDFPGTRSALQRECRRRAYGVIQRSRAWGELIAEQHPRAVRLSIHPQPAGVSKFGIRLLEAADVWTTPWHSSVLHRPDGNWELLRSEEAQQRGRLVLRDGRPSHYEGHYESRYEGHTDGHTEDHTEIPTEGR
- a CDS encoding ABC transporter ATP-binding protein encodes the protein MRIAVEDLSVALAGRTVVAGVHLVAEEGEIAGLVGPNGSGKSSLLRTVYRHLRPSAGRVLLAGRDLAELRPAQSARHIGALPQERGGDFELSVREVVAMGRTPYKRAFAADDAEDHRITAEALTRVGMAHAADRRFAQLSGGERQRVLLARALAQQPDVLVLDEPTNHLDVRHQVELLALLREQRRTTLVALHDLNAAASVCDRLHVLHRGALVASGAPREVLTAELLAEVFGVRAAVVEHPLTGDPLIAFDHRSPAAAPTGRPAGAVADTAGR